From one Lolium rigidum isolate FL_2022 chromosome 4, APGP_CSIRO_Lrig_0.1, whole genome shotgun sequence genomic stretch:
- the LOC124707843 gene encoding uncharacterized protein LOC124707843 — protein MGDHMTVFRSLCELFPQVDPRMLKAVAIEHHNDADSAVVAVLDEVMPSSVGISSVDHESVIFNDDLVRNFSAHGARETGSSSSAGSIGTSSLHHGPGVIVDDLVRNLSANHSVREVGSSSAAGYNVRDEANGSVDSARCTSSTEFIMQENVVGERDVTPSFQVMSKQLDFPFYSAPELNDKSRDLTLEDHLESCYTSNLDHSDSGVGNGGSFSSEYIVQPLMRENGNDSIDLNVAQVQEQDLDIAVPVGDYISQDSSLKFPCNYLEVGYNTSAPVPNSEVSPELLCTEKDAFASALDFPISDIKESFVGSSAVLVQKDENSANIDYNTQQSGDIIEHGDTFLSSQSDLIPDLNSNHFVSMASTHSSQSVSIESLEDSIADAKNKKNDLLPSLQLVTKMIEDVELLEEKAEVAKRESSTSGASILTKVEELKEMLNHAKEANDMHAGEVYGERSILTTEARELQSRLQRLSEERNNYLDVIEEIRQTLEERLAAAQLEYEAAEKEKVKKEASAQALLSKQEKEMNSIVEESRKLQKEAEENLKLKDFLVERGRIVDTLQGEMAVICEDVSQLKRIVDERLSWSKLQRSTISSLSSSLHSSLHRSGSSSDRTIGAVEATDKHTVAEGARPGVEDPDVDERMVEMLDGCDNESASWVVEDDSKHRGSNEDGWEILN, from the exons ATGGGTGACCACATGACCGTCTTCCGCTCGCTTTGCGAGCTCTTCCCTCAG GTTGATCCTCGAATGCTGAAGGCTGTTGCAATAGAGCACCATAATGATGCTGATTCCGCCGTGGTTGCTGTCCTTGATGAAGTCATGCCATCTTCAGTTGGAATTTCTAGCGTTGACCATGAATCCGTCATTTTTAATGATGACCTAGTCAGAAATTTTTCTGCTCATGGTGCGCGTGAAACAGGAAGTTCATCATCTGCTG GTTCAATCGGGACCTCTAGCCTCCATCATGGACCTGGGGTAATTGTGGATGACCTTGTCAGAAATTTATCCGCTAATCATTCTGTGCGTGAGGTGGGAAGTTCATCAGCTGCTG GGTATAATGTGCGGGATGAAGCTAACGGAAGTGTTGATTCTGCACGATGCACATCTTCTACAGAGTTCataatgcaagaaaatgtagTGGGTGAACGAGATGTGACTCCATCATTCCAAGTGATGAGCAAGCAACTAGATTTCCCTTTCTATTCTGCCCCTGAACTTAATGATAAATCGCGTGATTTGACCCTTGAAGATCATTTGGAATCCTGTTATACGAGTAACTTAGATCATTCAGACAGTGGAGTTGGCAATGGTGGAtctttctcaagtgaatatattgTTCAACCACTCATGCGGGAAAATGGGAATGACAGCATAGATCTTAATGTtgcacaagtccaagagcaagatttGGACATTGCAGTCCCAGTTGGGGATTATATTTCCCAGGATAGTTCTTTGAAGTTTCCTTGTAATTATTTGGAAGTGGGTTACAACACTTCTGCTCCTGTTCCCAACAGTGAAGTCTCACCTGAGTTGCTGTGTACTGAAAAAGACGCTTTTGCATCTGCTCTGGATTTTCCTATATCAGACATCAAAGAATCATTTGTTGGGTCTTCTGCAGTCTTAGTACAGAAGGATGAAAACAGTGCCAACATTGATTACAACACACAACAGTCAGGAGATATAATTGAGCATGGCGACACATTCTTGTCTTCTCAAAGTGATCTGATTCCTGATCTCAATTCTAATCACTtcgtctcaatggcttcaactcatTCAAGCCAGTCTGTTAGTATTGAGTCACTTGAGGATTCCATTGCTGATGCGAAAAACAAGAAG AACGATCTGTTACCCTCTCTTCAGCTGGTTACGAAGATGATAGAGGATGTAGAACTTCTTGAAGAAAAGGCTGAAGTGGCCAAGCGTGAATCATCTACTTCTGGTGCAAGCATCCTCACCAAAGTTGAGGAGCTCAAAGAGATGTTGAATCATGCAAAAGAAGCAAACGATATG CATGCTGGTGAGGTTTACGGTGAGAGATCTATTTTGACCACGGAGGCACGGGAGCTCCAATCTCGACTTCAGAGGCTGTCAGAAGAGAGGAATAATTATCTAGATGTAATTGAAGAG ATACGGCAAACTCTTGAGGAAAGATTGGCTGCTGCACAACTGGAATATGAAGCTGCTGAGAAGGAAAAGGTTAAAAAGGAAGCTTCTGCTCAGGCACTGCTTAGCAAACAGGAAAAGGAGATGAATTCCATCGTTGAAGAATCAAGAAAGTTGCAGAAAGAAGCTGAGGAGAATTTGAAG CTGAAGGATTTCTTGGTTGAGCGGGGTCGAATTGTGGATACACTGCA AGGTGAGATGGCTGTTATCTGTGAGGATGTATCACAACTGAAGCGAATAGTGGATGAGCGCCTATCATGGAGCAAGTTACAGCGATCAACAATTTCAAGCCTCTCTTCTTCGCTGCATTCTTCACTTCACAGGAGTGGGAGTTCCTCAGATAGGACTATTGGAGCAGTTGAGGCTACAGATAAACATACAGTCGCTGAAGGTGCAAGGCCAGGTGTTGAAGACCCGGATGTGGACGAGAGAATGGTTGAAATGTTAGATGGCTGCGATAATGAAAGTGCAAGTTGGGTGGTTGAAGACGATAGCAAGCATAGGGGTTCCAACGAGGATGGCTGGGAGATTCTGAACTGA